The Styela clava chromosome 13, kaStyClav1.hap1.2, whole genome shotgun sequence genome has a window encoding:
- the LOC144431405 gene encoding kelch-like protein 38, protein MMEKLHDMRKEKRLSDFTIKVGNEEFSVHKNVMSAGSDYFDAMLSHDNLESNTGIVDMKEVDVDSVKVCIDYIYTGNASITLEESEQLLHAANIMQLSRFCEKIAEFLKKNLSSKSFFYVRQLAEKFNLKGLEKSCDEYGVIHLGSIAEEVEFNKLDKDYVMFLITYKRSSYSEDSKLSVLLQWIKAEVETRAEYFIKMVQKLQIDKISSSYGSCLARNDSFCSKSLEFIKLLYLADKSCDKIEKVNVCPSSPFYDEGVLLFDKKSKSLQVYCPIEETFNKLKQLNENMLCGKYTAVCLQEFVFVLLPNRKVYRVSAWEAQSTWTEMENMMKEHGQCIRAVVHNNFIYVCGKKTMERYNNNGNNWENVACSTIEPDENALVTFGDEIYVIGGYNRGKRVAKYSPHIGSWSSVKLMNVGRRTPTAAVYDDRIYVAGGWNGSSYLSSTEFFNPVYNTWTNVASMSIPQDKFGLCVVNKNLFAVEIEFEPYSIKEYDPEKQWKNWTDMEIMTTASIAIRIPLYWFDCL, encoded by the coding sequence ATGATGGAAAAGCTTCATGATATGAGGAAAGAAAAGCGACTTTCTGATTTTACAATCAAAGTTGGAAACGAAGAATTTTCAGTTCATAAGAATGTAATGTCAGCCGGTTCAGATTATTTTGATGCGATGTTGTCTCATGATAATTTGGAAAGCAACACAGGAATTGTTGATATGAAGGAAGTCGATGTCGATTCTGTGAAAGTTTGCATTGATTACATTTACACTGGAAATGCTTCAATTACTTTGGAGGAAAGTGAACAACTACTCCATGCTGCAAATATCATGCAATTGTCAAGATTTTGCGAGAAAATCGCAGAGtttctcaaaaaaaatttgagttcCAAATCATTCTTTTATGTCAGACAACTCGCAGAAAAGTTCAATTTGAAAGGCTTAGAAAAATCATGTGATGAATATGGTGTTATCCATCTTGGATCAATAGCAGAAGAAGTAGAATTCAACAAACTTGATAAAGATTATGTTATGTTTTTAATCACCTACAAACGGTCATCATATTCAGAAGATTCTAAACTGTCGGTTCTTTTACAATGGATCAAAGCTGAGGTAGAAACTCGAGCTgagtattttataaaaatggttCAGAAGCTCCAAATTGACAAAATTTCTAGCAGTTATGGATCATGCTTAGCCAGAAATGATTCGTTTTGCTCGAAGTCTCTAGAATTCATAAAATTATTGTACCTGGCCGATAAATCGTGTGATAAGATTGAAAAAGTAAATGTATGTCCGTCTTCTCCCTTTTATGATGAAGGTGTTTTGCTTTTTGATAAGAAATCTAAATCTTTGCAAGTGTATTGTCCAATCGAGGAAACATTCAATAAGTTGAAGCAACTCAATGAAAACATGCTGTGTGGCAAATACACCGCAGTTTGTTTGCAGgaatttgtttttgttcttttACCAAACAGAAAGGTTTATCGTGTCAGTGCATGGGAAGCTCAATCAACTTGGACTGAGATGGAGAATATGATGAAAGAGCATGGACAATGTATCAGAGCTGTAGTTCATAACAACTTCATTTATGTTTGTGGGAAGAAAACAATGGAGCGATACAACAACAATGGAAACAATTGGGAGAATGTTGCGTGTTCTACTATCGAACCCGATGAAAATGCATTAGTTACATTTGGAGATGAGATTTATGTCATTGGAGGCTATAATAGAGGTAAAAGAGTTGCTAAATATTCTCCACATATAGGATCTTGGTCATCTGTGAAACTAATGAATGTTGGCAGACGAACTCCTACTGCGGCTGTATATGATGATCGAATCTATGTTGCTGGTGGGTGGAATGGGTCATCTTACTTATCAAGTACTGAATTCTTCAATCCAGTTTATAATACTTGGACAAATGTTGCTTCTATGTCAATTCCACAAGACAAATTCGGCCTTTGTGTTGTGAATAAAAACTTGTTTGCTGTTGAAATAGAGTTTGAGCCTTATTCTATTAAAGAGTATGATCCTGAAAAACAATGGAAGAATTGGACTGATATGGAGATTATGACCACCGCTTCAATTGCAATAAGAATCCCATTGTATTGGTTTGACTGTCTATGA
- the LOC144431410 gene encoding kelch-like protein 26, which yields MTAKFGIQDTKHNTLMMQKLDDMRKEKRLSDFTIKVGNEEFPVHKNVMSAGSDYFDAMLSHDNLESNTGIVDMKEVDVDSVKVCIDYIYTGTASITLEKCEQLLHVATLMQLSRFCEKISEFLEANLRSKSFFIIRRLAVKFNLKGLVKPCDEYAVGHLGSIAEEVEFNKLDKEYVVILITCRWSLYSEDSKLKVLLQWIKADTESRADCFVEMVEKLDIDKITPSYGLYLARNDSFCSSIAEFMKLLHLTDKSLDNEYEVNVSWSLPLSEDGLLLFDEKSKAVQVYCPIEETFNTLKQLNENMLSDKYTAVYLEKFVFVFSPDRKVYRVNVWEAESSWTEMESMMIDHGRNMRAAVHNNFIYVCGKNTMEQYNNNENKWEDVECTSVEPNESALVTFRDETYVIGGDNRGRKVDKYSPSVGSWSSVKAMNVGRQTPAAAVYEDRIYVAGGYLNIYFDPDTSSTEFFNPDDNTWTNVASMTIPRDEFSLCVVNNNLFAVGNRSEPYSIEKYNLDKNQWEKVTDLADMEIMSAASIAIRIPLY from the coding sequence ATGACTGCTAAGTTTGGCATTCAAGATACTAAACACAATACTTTGATGATGCAAAAGCTTGATGATATGAGGAAAGAAAAGCGACTTTCTGATTTTACAATCAAAGTTGGAAATGAAGAATTCCCAGTTCATAAGAATGTAATGTCCGCTGGTTCTGATTATTTCGACGCGATGTTGTCGCATGATAATTTGGAAAGCAACACAGGAATTGTTGATATGAAGGAAGTCGATGTCGATTCTGTGAAAGTTTGCATTGATTACATTTACACCGGAACTGCTTCAATTACTTTGGAGAAATGTGAGCAACTACTCCATGTTGCAACTTTGATGCAGTTGTCaagattttgtgaaaaaatttcagaatttctTGAAGCAAATCTAAGATCCAAATCATTTTTCATTATCCGACGACTCGCAGTAAAGTTCAATCTAAAAGGCTTAGTAAAACCGTGTGATGAATATGCTGTCGGCCATCTTGGATCAATAGCTGAAGAAGTGGAATTCAACAAACTTGATAAAGAATACGTCGTGATTTTGATCACCTGTAGATGGTCATTGTATTCAGAAGATTCCAAACTGAAAGTTCTCTTACAATGGATCAAAGCTGATACTGAGTCTCGAGCTGACTGTTTTGTCGAAATGGTGGAAAAACTTGACATTGACAAAATTACTCCCAGTTATGGACTTTATTTAGCTAGAAATGATTCTTTTTGCTCAAGTATTGCAGAGTTTATGAAATTATTGCACCTGACCGATAAATCACTTGATAACGAATATGAAGTCAATGTTTCTTGGTCTCTCCCTTTATCAGAGGATGGTTTATTACTTTTTGATGAGAAATCTAAAGCTGTTCAAGTCTATTGTCCAATCGAGGAAACATTTAATACGTTAAAACAACTCAATGAGAACATGCTGAGTGATAAATACACTGCAGTTTATTTagagaaatttgtttttgttttttcaccaGACAGAAAGGTTTATCGTGTCAATGTATGGGAAGCCGAATCAAGTTGGACTGAGATGGAGAGTATGATGATTGATCATGGACGGAATATGAGAGCTGCAGTTCATAACAACTTCATTTATGTTTGTGGGAAGAACACAATGGAGCAATACAACAACAATGAAAACAAGTGGGAGGATGTTGAGTGTACTAGTGTTGAACCCAATGAAAGTGCTTTAGTTACATTTAGAGATGAGACTTATGTCATTGGAGGCGATAATAGAGGTCGAAAAGTTGACAAATATTCTCCATCTGTAGGATCTTGGTCATCTGTGAAAGCAATGAATGTTGGCAGACAAACTCCTGCTGCAGCCGTATATGAGGATCGAATATATGTTGCTGGTGGGTATcttaacatttattttgatcCGGATACATCAAGTACTGAATTCTTCAATCCAGATGATAATACTTGGACAAATGTGGCTTCAATGACAATTCCAAGAGATGAATTTAGTCTTTGTGTTGTCAACAACAACTTGTTTGCTGTTGGAAATAGATCTGAGCCTTATTCTATTGAAAAGTACAATCTAGATAAAAATCAATGGGAGAAAGTGACTGATTTGGCTGATATGGAGATAATGTCTGCTGCTTCGATTGCAATAAGAATCCCACTGTATTGA
- the LOC120332212 gene encoding kelch-like protein 25, with translation MAADFGIQDNEHNTLMMQKLDDMRKEKRLSDFIIKVGNEDFPVHKNVMSAGSDYFDAMLSHDNLESNTGIVDMKEVNVDSVKVCIDYIYTGNASITLDKSEQLLHVANIMQLSRLCEKIADFLEGNLGPKSFFIIRQLAVKFNLQDLEESCDKYAVIYLGSIAKEEEFNRLDRNYVEFLLTHDKSSYSEDSKLEILLQWIKADTESRAEYFLQIVKMLNIGKISTSYGSYLAMNDSFCSSCAEFMKLLYLADKSPHQNLKVTVPLHSPLIHRGILLFDMNSKCMNLYQPIERKLTQLKYCIDFLPKCKYTVVYSEKFVIVLLPEKKVYRVNVWEAESSWTEMESMMNDHGQYIRAAVYNSFIYVCGNNTMERYNNENMWENVECSNIKPSESALVTFKDEIYVIGGIKRGEKVDKHSPSVGSWSSVKPMNVVRRAPGVAVYDDRIFVAGGWNDSNLSSTEFFNSDDNTWTNVASMTIPRDDFSLCVVSNNLFAVGDGSDSYSIEKYDLDNNRWKKVTDLTDMEIMSAASTAVRIPLY, from the coding sequence ATGGCTGCTGATTTTGGCATCCAAGATAATGAACACAATACTTTGATGATGCAAAAACTTGATGATATGAGGAAAGAAAAGCGACTTTCTGATTTTATAATCAAAGTTGGAAACGAAGACTTTCCAGTTCACAAGAATGTAATGTCAGCTGGTTCAGATTATTTTGATGCGATGTTGTCGCATGATAATTTGGAAAGCAACACAGGAATTGTTGATATGAAGGAAGTCAATGTCGATTCTGTGAAAGTTTGCATTGATTACATTTACACTGGAAATGCTTCAATTACTTTGGACAAAAGTGAACAACTACTCCATGTTGCAAATATCATGCAATTGTCAAGACTTTGTGAGAAGATCGCAGATTTTCTCGAAGGGAATCTAGGAccaaaatcatttttcattatCCGACAACTCGCAGTAAAATTCAATCTACAAGATTTAGAAGAATCATGTGATAAATATGCTGTTATTTATCTTGGATCAATAGCAAAAGAAGAAGAATTTAATCGGCTTGATAGGAATTATGTTGAGTTTTTGCTGACTCATGATAAGTCATCATATTCGGAAGATTCCAAACTCGAGATTCTGCTACAATGGATTAAAGCTGATACTGAGTCTCGAgctgaatattttttacaaattgtgaAGATGCTCAACATTGGCAAAATTTCTACCAGTTATGGATCATATTTAGCTATGAATGATTCATTTTGCTCAAGTTGTGCAGAATTTATGAAACTATTGTACTTGGCTGATAAATCACCTCATCAAAATCTAAAAGTTACAGTCCCTTTACACTCTCCTCTCATTCACAGAGGCATTTTGCTTTTTGATATGAACTCCAAATGTATGAACTTGTATCAACcaattgaaagaaaattgaCACAGTTGAAATACTGCATTGATTTTCTGCCAAAATGCAAGTACACTGTAGTTTATTCGGAGAAATTTGTTATTGTTCTTCTGCCAGAAAAAAAGGTTTATCGTGTCAATGTGTGGGAAGCCGAATCAAGTTGGACTGAGATGGAGAGTATGATGAATGATCATGGACAATATATTAGAGCTGCAGTATATAACAGCTTCATTTATGTTTGTGGGAATAACACAATGGAGCGATACAATAATGAGAACATGTGGGAGAATGTTGAGTGTTCTAATATCAAACCCAGTGAAAGTGCATTAGTTACATTTAAAGATGAGATTTATGTTATTGGAGGCATTAAAAGAGGTGAAAAAGTTGATAAACATTCCCCATCTGTAGGATCTTGGTCATCTGTGAAACCAATGAATGTTGTCAGACGAGCTCCTGGGGTAGCTGTATATGATGATCGAATATTTGTTGCTGGTGGGTGGAATGATTCCAATCTATCAAGTACCGAATTCTTCAATTCAGATGATAATACTTGGACAAATGTGGCTTCTATGACAATTCCAAGAGATGATTTCAGCCTTTGTGTTGTCAGCAACAACTTGTTTGCTGTTGGAGATGGATCTGACTCTTATTCTATTGAAAAATACGATCTTGATAATAATCGATGGAAGAAAGTGACTGATTTGACTGATATGGAGATTATGTCTGCTGCTTCAACTGCAGTAAGAATCCCACTGTATTGA
- the LOC144431457 gene encoding kelch-like protein 26 gives MAADFGIQDNEHNNLMMQKLDDMRKEKRLSDFTIKVGNEEFPVHKNVMSAGSDYFDAMLSHDNLESNTGIVDMKEVDVDSVKVCIDYIYTGNALITLEKCEQLLHAANIMQLSRFCEKITEFLKASLGPKSFFGIRQLAVKFNLKGLEQSCDEYAVGHLGSIAKKAEFNKLDKEYVVFLTTSHKSSYSEDSKLKILLQWIKADTKSRAGQFIEMVKKLNIDKISTTYGLYLARNDSFCSSSAEFMKLLFLSNKSLNKDVEVDVCSSSPLCDEGVLLFDKKFKAVQVYCPVEETFNNLKQLNENMLSGKYTAVCSQKFVFVLLPGKKVYRVNVYEAESSWTEMESMMNDHGQYIRAAVHNNFVYVGGNNTMERYNNNENKWENVECSGFKLIESALVTFRDEIYVIGGSGRVKSIDKYSSSLGSWSSVKPMNVGRQTPAAAVYDDRIYVAGGWNGISSTGTEFFNPDDNNWTNLSSMTIPRNEFSLCVVSNNLFAVGHTSGPYSIEKYNFDKNQWEKVTDLTDMEIVSTASVAVRIPLY, from the coding sequence atggcTGCTGATTTTGGAATTCAAGATAATGAACACAATAATTTGATGATGCAAAAGCTTGATGATATGAGGAAAGAAAAACGACTTTCTGATTTTACAATCAAGGTTGGAAACGAAGAATTTCCAGTTCATAAGAATGTAATGTCAGCTGGTTCTGATTATTTTGATGCGATGTTGTCTCATGATAATTTGGAAAGCAACACAGGGATTGTTGATATGAAGGAAGTTGATGTCGATTCTGTGAAAGTTTGCATTGATTACATTTACACTGGAAATGCTTTAATTACTTTGGAGAAATGTGAACAACTACTCCATGCTGCAAATATCATGCAATTGTCAAGATTTTGCGAGAAAATCACAGAATTTCTCAAAGCGAGTTTGGGACCAAAATCATTCTTCGGTATTCGACAACTCGCTGTAAAGTTCAATCTAAAGGGTTTAGAACAATCATGTGATGAATATGCTGTTGGCCATCTTGGATCAATAGCTAAAAAAGCGGAATTTAACAAACTTGATAAAGAATATGTTGTGTTTCTAACGACTTCTCACAAATCATCTTATTCCGAAGATTCTAAACTGAAAATACTCCTGCAATGGATCAAAGCTGATACTAAGTCTCGAGCTGGGCAATTTATAGAAATGGTTAAAAAGCTCAATATTGACAAAATTTCCACCACTTATGGACTATATTTAGCCAGAAATGATTCATTTTGCTCAAGTTCTGCAGAATTCATGAAATTATTGTTCTTGTCTAATAAATCACTTAATAAAGATGTGGAAGTAGATGTATGTTCGTCGTCTCCTCTTTGTGATGAAGGTGTTTTACTTTTTGATAAGAAATTTAAAGCTGTTCAAGTGTATTGTCCAGTCGAGGAAACattcaataatttgaaacaaCTCAATGAAAACATGCTGAGTGGCAAATACACTGCAGTCTGTTCGcagaaatttgtttttgttcttcTGCCAGGGAAAAAGGTTTATCGTGTGAATGTATATGAAGCCGAATCAAGTTGGACTGAGATGGAGAGTATGATGAATGATCATGGACAATATATTAGAGCTGCAGTTCATAACAACTTCGTTTATGTTGGTGGGAATAACACAATGGAGCGATACAATAACAATGAAAACAAGTGGGAGAATGTTGAGTGTTCTGGTTTCAAACTCATTGAAAGTGCATTAGTTACGTTCAGAGATGAGATTTATGTCATTGGAGGAAGTGGTAGAGTCAAAAGTATTGATAAATATTCTTCGTCATTAGGATCTTGGTCATCTGTGAAACCAATGAATGTTGGCAGACAAACTCCTGCTGCAGCCGTATATGATGATCGAATCTATGTTGCTGGTGGGTGGAATGGGATATCAAGTACCGGTACTGAATTTTTCAATCCAGATGATAATAATTGGACAAATCTTTCTTCAATGACAATTCCAAGAAATGAGTTCAGCCTTTGTGTTGTCAGCAACAACTTGTTTGCTGTTGGACATACATCTGGCCCTTATTCTATTGAAAAGtacaattttgataaaaatcaatgggAGAAAGTGACTGACTTGACTGATATGGAGATTGTGTCTACAGCCTCAGTTGCAGTAAGAATTCCACTGTATTGA
- the LOC144431409 gene encoding kelch-like protein 38 — protein sequence MSAAFGIQDDEHNNLMMKKLDDMRKEKRLSDFTIKVGNEEFPVHKNVMSAASDYFDAMLSHDNLESNTGVVDMKEVDVDSVKVCIDYIYTGNASITLEKCEQLLHVATIMQLSRICENIAEFLEVNLDPKSFFIFRQLAVKFNLKGLEESCDEYAVIHLGAIAKEEQFNNLDKGYVMLLISHKRSSYSEDSKLKVLLQWIKADTEWRAEYFIEMVKRLQMEKISTSYGSYLVRNDSFCSSSSEFMKLLYLADKSIDKDKEVSVSLSSPFYDEGVLLFDKKSKAVQVYCPIEETFSKLKQLNENMLSDEYIAVYLDKFVFVLLSNRKVYRVNAWKAESSWTEMKSMINDHGEFIRAAVHNNFIYVCGNNKMERYSNGNNWEIVECSNIKPNESALVTFRDEIYVIGGSGRVKRIDKYSPSVGSWSSVKPMNVGRQTPAAAVYDDRIYVAGGYSRTSTAEFFNPDDNSWTTVASMTITRDEFSLYVVNNYLFAVGDRFEPYSVEKYKLNKNQWEKVTDLTDIEIVSAASVAVGIPLYRVDCGCYV from the coding sequence atgtCTGCTGCTTTTGGCATTCAAGATGATGAACACAATAATTTGATGATGAAAAAGCTTGATGATATGAGGAAAGAAAAAAGACTTTCTGATTTTACAATCAAAGTTGGAAACGAAGAATTCCCAGTTCATAAGAATGTAATGTCAGCTGCTTCTGATTATTTTGACGCAATGTTGTCGCATGATAACTTGGAAAGCAACACAGGAGTTGTTGATATGAAGGAAGTCGATGTCGATTCTGTGAAAGTTTGCATTGATTACATTTACACTGGAAATGCTTCAATTACTTTGGAGAAATGTGAACAACTACTCCATGTTGCAACTATCATGCAATTGTCAAGAATTTGTGAAAATATAGCTGAATTTCTCGAAGTAAATTTAGATCCAAAATCATTCTTCATCTTCCGACAACTCGCAGTAAAGTTCAATCTAAAGGGTTTAGAAGAATCGTGTGATGAATATGCTGTTATCCATCTTGGAGCCATAGCAAAAGAAGAACAATTCAACAATCTTGATAAAGGTTATGTAATGTTATTGATCAGCCACAAAAGGTCATCATATTCAGAAGATTCTAAACTGAAAGTTCTCTTACAATGGATTAAGGCTGATACTGAATGGCGAGCTGAGTATTTTATAGAAATGGTGAAGAGGCTCCAAATGGAGAAAATTTCTACCAGTTATGGATCATATTTAGTAAGAAATGATTCGTTTTGCTCAAGTTCTTCAGAATTcatgaaattattgtatttagCAGATAAATCAATTGACAAAGATAAAGAAGTAAGTGTTTCTTTGTCTTCTCCATTTTATGATGAAGGTGTTTTGCTTTTTGATAAGAAATCTAAAGCTGTGCAAGTGTACTGTCCAATCGAAGAAACATTTAGTAAGTTGAAACAACTCAATGAAAACATGCTGAGTGACGAATACATCGCAGTTTATTTGGATAAATTTGTTTTCGTTCTTCTGTCAAACAGAAAGGTTTATCGTGTGAATGCATGGAAGGCCGAATCAAGTTGGACTGAGATGAAGAGTATGATTAATGATCATGGAGAATTTATCAGAGCTGCAGTTCATAACAACTTCATTTACGTTTGTGGGAACAACAAAATGGAACGATACAGCAATGGAAACAATTGGGAGATTGTTGAGTGTTCTAATATCAAACCCAATGAAAGTGCATTAGTTACATTTAGAGATGAGATTTATGTTATTGGAGGAAGTGGAAGAGTGAAAAGAATTGACAAATATTCTCCATCTGTAGGATCTTGGTCATCTGTGAAACCAATGAATGTTGGCAGACAAACTCCTGCGGCAGCCGTGTATGATGATCGAATCTATGTTGCTGGTGGGTATAGTAGAACATCAACAGCTGAATTCTTCAATCCAGATGATAATAGTTGGACAACTGTGGCTTCAATGACAATTACACGAGATGAATTCAGCCTTTATGTTGTTAACAATTACTTGTTTGCTGTTGGAGATAGATTTGAGCCTTATTCTGTGGAAAAGTACAaactaaataaaaatcaatGGGAGAAAGTGACTGATTTGACTGATATAGAGATTGTGTCTGCTGCCTCAGTCGCTGTAGGAATTCCTCTATATCGAGTTGACTGTGGATGTTATGTATAA